The [Limnothrix rosea] IAM M-220 genome has a window encoding:
- the ctpB gene encoding carboxyl-terminal processing protease CtpB — translation MIQTAPFLPLSPKAIFNGALGTISLLTFLAATPVNRPAIAAMEDSPKVLVDEIWQIIHSESVAKHYDAEEWLELRRTLLEQQYDSYDAAYRTIRDALDTLGDPYTRFLDPEQFDSLTSQTTGELSGIGIRLTIDEETGLLTITDVLENSPAKTAGLEINDQIIQIDGQITALLTLEQSSELIRGQEGTAVMLKVSRPERPEFDLELVRATIELPAVTHRVKTVEGEQVGYIRLDEFSSHAAEQMYKAIQDLESKDISGFVLDLRGNPGGLLYSSVDIARMWMEEGAIVRTVDRKGGDREFSANRTAITDLPLVVLVDENSASASEILAAALKDNHRATLVGTRTYGKGTVQSVHELSNGSGLAVTISRYYPPSGVSINLNGVNPDITVELSREKFVELNSNPNLVATNADPQYSKAVNILRNQRLSDQSLNENPLNARTP, via the coding sequence ATGATACAGACTGCTCCATTCCTACCGCTTTCTCCCAAAGCTATTTTTAATGGTGCCCTCGGAACAATTTCTCTTCTAACTTTTTTGGCTGCGACCCCAGTGAACCGCCCGGCGATCGCCGCTATGGAAGACAGTCCTAAAGTACTTGTTGACGAAATATGGCAAATTATTCATTCCGAGTCTGTCGCGAAACACTACGATGCAGAGGAATGGCTCGAACTGCGTCGTACCCTATTGGAGCAGCAATACGATAGCTACGATGCCGCCTACCGAACCATTCGAGATGCCCTCGATACCCTCGGCGATCCCTACACTCGCTTCCTTGATCCAGAGCAATTTGATAGTTTAACGAGCCAAACCACCGGTGAGCTTTCCGGTATTGGCATTCGCCTAACGATTGACGAAGAGACAGGTTTATTAACCATTACAGATGTTTTAGAAAATTCCCCGGCAAAGACAGCGGGTTTAGAAATTAATGACCAGATTATTCAAATTGATGGTCAAATTACAGCCTTGCTGACCCTTGAGCAATCTTCCGAGCTGATTCGTGGTCAAGAGGGTACGGCTGTGATGTTAAAGGTTAGTCGTCCCGAACGCCCAGAGTTTGATCTGGAATTGGTGCGGGCAACCATTGAGCTGCCAGCCGTTACCCATCGTGTCAAAACAGTAGAGGGAGAGCAGGTTGGCTACATTCGCCTCGATGAATTTAGTTCCCACGCAGCGGAGCAAATGTATAAGGCTATTCAAGATCTAGAATCTAAGGATATTTCAGGTTTTGTTTTAGATCTGCGGGGCAATCCCGGTGGCCTACTCTACTCCAGCGTTGATATTGCGCGGATGTGGATGGAAGAGGGGGCGATTGTACGTACGGTTGATCGCAAAGGTGGCGATCGCGAATTTAGTGCAAACCGTACAGCCATCACCGATTTACCTTTAGTGGTGCTTGTGGATGAAAATTCTGCCAGTGCCAGTGAAATTTTAGCAGCCGCCCTAAAAGATAATCACCGAGCAACCTTAGTCGGTACCCGCACCTATGGTAAAGGGACTGTCCAGTCTGTCCATGAGCTTTCCAATGGCTCTGGTTTAGCGGTCACCATTTCTCGCTATTATCCCCCCAGCGGCGTTAGCATCAACCTCAATGGTGTTAACCCAGATATTACAGTGGAGCTCAGTCGAGAGAAGTTTGTCGAGCTGAATAGTAACCCTAATTTGGTGGCCACCAATGCCGACCCTCAATATTCTAAGGCTGTTAATATTCTGAGGAATCAGCGCCTCAGCGATCAATCCCTCAACGAAAATCCCCTCAATGCACGCACGCCCTAG
- the sbcD gene encoding exonuclease subunit SbcD gives MFKILHLADIHMGSGFSHGQVNPETGINSRLEDFERTLSLCMDRAIAEPVDLVIFAGDAFPDATPAPYVQEAFAEQFRRLADAKIATVLLVGNHDQYSQGSGGASLSIYRTLAVPGFIVGESLKTHRLTLPKGELQIITLPWINQSTLLTRQQTEGKTLAEIHDILLEKLKPVLEAEIRRLDPEIPAILVGHLMADRANLGAERFLAVGKGFNIPIAFLNRQELDYVALGHVHRHQNLNKDNNPPIIYPGSIERVDFSEEKEDKGYVMVHLEKGKVAWEFVPLPVRKFLTLKVDVSEETEPEAVILKKIKKANIKDAVVRLIYKLRSEQIELVNLKVLREALAEAHQMAIQPELVSQLARPRLPELGAGQSIDPLHALGAYLNNREDLRDIAEEMQMKAEELFAELDLVQ, from the coding sequence ATGTTTAAAATTCTTCATCTTGCAGATATCCATATGGGTAGTGGTTTTTCCCATGGACAGGTCAATCCGGAAACGGGGATTAATAGCCGCCTTGAAGATTTTGAGCGTACTTTGAGTCTTTGTATGGATCGGGCGATCGCCGAACCGGTAGATCTCGTGATTTTTGCGGGTGATGCCTTTCCCGATGCGACTCCTGCCCCCTATGTCCAAGAGGCCTTTGCTGAGCAATTTCGCCGTCTCGCCGATGCCAAGATTGCTACGGTTTTATTAGTGGGAAACCATGACCAATATTCCCAAGGGAGTGGCGGCGCGAGTTTAAGTATCTATCGCACTCTTGCCGTACCCGGTTTTATTGTCGGTGAAAGCCTGAAAACCCATCGCCTAACGCTGCCGAAAGGTGAGCTGCAAATTATTACGCTGCCGTGGATTAACCAATCAACTTTACTGACTCGTCAGCAAACAGAAGGCAAAACCTTAGCCGAAATTCACGACATTTTGCTTGAAAAGCTGAAGCCTGTGTTGGAAGCAGAAATTCGTCGTCTTGATCCGGAGATCCCAGCGATTCTGGTGGGTCACTTGATGGCGGATCGCGCTAATCTTGGTGCTGAACGTTTTTTAGCTGTGGGGAAAGGCTTTAATATTCCCATTGCGTTTCTCAATCGTCAGGAATTAGACTATGTTGCCCTCGGCCATGTCCATCGCCACCAAAATTTAAATAAAGACAATAATCCGCCCATTATTTATCCGGGCAGTATTGAGCGGGTGGATTTTAGTGAGGAAAAAGAAGATAAAGGCTATGTGATGGTGCATTTGGAAAAGGGTAAAGTGGCTTGGGAGTTTGTCCCTTTACCTGTGCGCAAGTTTTTAACGCTCAAGGTTGATGTCAGTGAAGAAACGGAACCGGAAGCGGTCATTCTTAAAAAGATTAAAAAAGCCAATATTAAGGACGCGGTGGTGCGGCTGATCTATAAATTGCGGTCTGAACAGATTGAGCTGGTCAATCTTAAGGTTTTGCGGGAAGCTCTCGCTGAGGCTCACCAGATGGCCATTCAACCGGAATTGGTCAGTCAATTGGCGCGGCCTCGTTTGCCGGAATTGGGGGCGGGTCAATCGATTGATCCACTCCATGCTCTTGGTGCTTATTTAAATAATCGCGAGGATTTACGGGATATTGCTGAGGAGATGCAAATGAAGGCGGAGGAACTTTTTGCGGAGCTGGACTTGGTGCAATAG
- a CDS encoding NUDIX hydrolase, whose product MDIHVAIAILTQGEKVLMQLRDDIPNIVYPGHWGFFGGHLEADETPEIALERELFEEINYRIPQEQTQLFGRYGDRLNTNSTKNVCRHVFQVPLTVPMSKLQLQEGWDMALLTRQNAMDGGAYSENACQWRPMPEIHQRILMDFFNQYED is encoded by the coding sequence ATGGATATTCATGTGGCGATCGCCATCCTCACCCAAGGAGAAAAAGTATTAATGCAACTACGGGACGATATCCCAAATATCGTTTATCCGGGACATTGGGGCTTTTTTGGCGGACATCTAGAGGCGGATGAGACCCCAGAAATTGCCCTAGAACGGGAACTCTTCGAAGAAATCAATTACCGGATTCCCCAGGAGCAAACCCAGCTGTTTGGACGCTATGGCGATCGCCTCAATACCAACAGTACAAAAAATGTGTGCCGCCACGTTTTTCAAGTCCCCCTAACTGTACCGATGAGTAAATTACAGCTCCAAGAAGGCTGGGATATGGCGCTGCTCACTCGGCAAAACGCGATGGACGGTGGTGCTTATTCCGAAAACGCTTGCCAGTGGCGGCCAATGCCCGAAATTCACCAACGGATCTTAATGGATTTCTTTAATCAATATGAGGATTAA
- a CDS encoding ABC1 kinase family protein, with product MPEQTQTTATISNQVNPLASDDWRYNPSKIDKLAKERPFAVFGRLTKIVTSFAGFAIHIWWDNLLGKNKSPKAQTSQANHLKKILTDLGPTYIKIGQALSTRPDLVPPVYLAELTDLQDQLPSFPNAIAFQFIEEELGQPPENIYAEISPKPLAAASLGQVYQARLKTGERVAVKVQRPDLEQRITLDIAIMRKIARWLQTNVKQVRSDLVGITDEFAGRIFEEMNYTQEGKNAELFKKYYGGMEEIYVPNIYWDYTGRRVLTMEWLDGIKLTNLKEIAALGIDATHLVEVGVECSLRQLLEYGFFHADPHPGNLLALEDGRLAYLDFGMMSMIKPYQRYGLIEAVVHLVNRDFESLAHDYVKLDFLTPDTDLAPIIPALSTVFGNALGASVAELNFKSITDQMSGIMYEFPFQVPAYYALIIRSMVTLEGIAIGVDPEFKVLSKAYPYIAKRLLTDESEELRSSLKDLLFKDGSFRWNRLENLLQNAKTSQDYDLENAVNQAVDYIFSERGDYIREQLAEEIVQSVDAFGRSTFQSLTNLVQQRLGQKKDITRSKTEMIDTEGRANLEHIQNIWQILQDTPDFDPTFLLPLIPRVLIKPETQQLGQKIAEGLLQKVAARFIRNVLLADRESVASAKTVDVDVIRYPSNISAPKAALR from the coding sequence ATGCCAGAACAGACTCAGACCACTGCGACCATATCTAATCAGGTAAATCCGCTTGCCTCTGACGACTGGCGTTACAATCCCAGCAAAATTGACAAACTAGCAAAAGAACGTCCCTTTGCAGTTTTCGGCCGGCTCACAAAAATTGTGACAAGTTTTGCTGGATTCGCCATTCATATCTGGTGGGACAATCTCCTCGGTAAGAATAAATCTCCCAAGGCGCAGACATCCCAAGCAAACCACCTCAAGAAAATTTTGACAGACCTAGGGCCAACCTACATCAAGATTGGTCAGGCCCTGTCCACACGCCCCGATTTAGTACCGCCGGTTTACCTGGCCGAATTAACCGATTTACAAGACCAGCTGCCCTCTTTCCCCAATGCGATCGCCTTCCAGTTTATCGAAGAAGAACTGGGACAGCCCCCCGAAAACATTTACGCTGAAATTTCGCCAAAGCCCCTTGCCGCCGCGTCCCTGGGTCAAGTTTACCAAGCCCGACTAAAAACCGGTGAACGAGTTGCCGTGAAAGTCCAACGCCCTGACCTTGAGCAACGCATTACCCTTGACATTGCCATTATGCGGAAAATTGCCCGTTGGCTCCAGACCAATGTGAAGCAAGTCCGCTCAGATTTAGTTGGGATTACCGACGAATTTGCTGGCCGTATTTTCGAGGAGATGAACTATACCCAAGAGGGTAAAAATGCCGAACTCTTTAAAAAATATTACGGCGGCATGGAAGAGATCTATGTCCCGAATATTTACTGGGACTACACCGGCAGGCGCGTTTTAACAATGGAATGGCTGGACGGGATCAAGCTCACCAACCTAAAGGAAATTGCCGCCCTCGGCATTGATGCCACCCACCTTGTGGAAGTCGGTGTTGAATGTTCCCTGCGTCAGCTCCTCGAATATGGGTTTTTCCATGCCGATCCCCACCCCGGTAACCTACTGGCCTTAGAAGATGGTCGTCTTGCCTATCTCGACTTCGGCATGATGAGTATGATCAAGCCCTACCAACGCTATGGCCTCATTGAAGCAGTCGTACATTTAGTCAATCGTGACTTTGAGTCCCTTGCCCATGACTATGTCAAACTTGATTTTCTGACACCGGATACCGATTTAGCACCGATTATTCCTGCCCTCAGCACTGTCTTTGGTAATGCCCTTGGCGCTAGCGTAGCGGAGCTAAACTTTAAAAGTATTACCGATCAGATGTCTGGCATCATGTACGAATTTCCGTTTCAAGTGCCGGCCTATTACGCACTGATTATTCGTTCAATGGTGACCTTAGAAGGGATTGCCATTGGCGTTGATCCGGAGTTTAAGGTTCTGAGCAAGGCTTATCCCTACATTGCCAAGCGTCTACTAACGGACGAATCGGAAGAGTTGCGCAGTTCCCTCAAGGATTTGCTCTTTAAAGATGGTAGTTTCCGTTGGAACCGTCTTGAAAACCTTCTTCAAAACGCGAAGACTTCCCAGGATTATGACTTGGAAAATGCTGTAAATCAGGCTGTGGATTACATTTTTTCTGAGCGGGGTGATTATATCCGTGAGCAGTTGGCTGAAGAAATTGTGCAGTCAGTGGATGCTTTTGGTCGTAGCACTTTCCAAAGTCTGACGAATTTGGTACAGCAGCGTCTGGGTCAGAAAAAGGATATTACACGCTCGAAAACGGAGATGATTGACACGGAGGGCCGTGCAAATTTAGAGCATATCCAAAATATTTGGCAGATTTTACAAGATACGCCTGATTTTGACCCGACATTCCTATTGCCTTTAATTCCCCGCGTGTTGATTAAGCCTGAAACTCAGCAGCTTGGCCAAAAGATTGCGGAAGGTTTACTGCAGAAGGTTGCCGCACGATTTATTCGGAATGTGCTTTTAGCGGATCGGGAGTCTGTTGCTAGTGCTAAGACGGTTGATGTTGATGTGATTCGTTATCCTTCTAATATCTCTGCTCCAAAGGCGGCTTTACGTTAA